A genomic segment from Syngnathus scovelli strain Florida chromosome 3, RoL_Ssco_1.2, whole genome shotgun sequence encodes:
- the clip1a gene encoding CAP-Gly domain-containing linker protein 1 isoform X2 — protein MSSAKASGIKVPSKVARVPGTGAPKTNPASGSKTAVVEKSASGVDDNNDDGDSFQIGERVWVNGTKPGYVQFLGETQFAPGQWAGIVLDEPIGKNDGSVAGVRYFQCEALRGIFTRPSKLSRTEGEGDGTQTAPPSRAASPARSVASVASHAPAVKSAAAKKTSSAIPTAQSSNLARTNSESVSNLSESGSVKKGERELKMGDRVLVGGTKAGVVRFIGDTDFAKGEWCGVELDEPLGKNDGAVAGTRYFQCQPRYGLFAPVHKVTRIGFPSTTPAKATARKAAVTPGSLKRSPSASSISTMSSVTSSVSTKASRTGLLTETSSRYNRKISGTTALQEALKEKQQHIEQLMVERDMEKAEVAKATSHAGEMEQEISLLRDDQEQMEAKMDQLRALVEAADKDKVELLNQLEEERRKVEDLQFRVEEACITKGDLETQTRLEHVHSKELEQSLHFEKTKAEKLQRELEDTRVATVSERSRIMELERDLSLRTREVADLQLRLGSRQASDDPDGGGVSPLLEEITSLRDRLASLEAERREELASLQEKLESHEKAHGEATAQLQAAGVKLSGDNEQLRMRLSQAEKDNADVLEKLKLEHERALEEAAAARNMQIHELKERLASLAEDKERLDDAVRAGVDKAENQHLVELEDVLGKLHAAELKVKELEEMGAQLARQAQDERETKETVAQMVRCLCLSQSNQKAPLEDLPNRGNPQATELVGELRSLLEGKENEILSLQQSLASEKEAVQQQLGGLKQQLAISTEEQTKSAKTMQETLERFSKKEEQCTTLTTESESLRSQLSGLERKLAAADEKVRQLGEDKSKLEKDISDMMTASGDSSLQLSKMNEDLRQKERRLEELQSQLVEQKNKVALSNEQREQDLSRKDQELCETRDNHAAQMKCLQEKIAALEMSVQQSASQAEELKDSQAKALTQASEVHGKEVQGLRDKLDNLKKELSSSKDRSQKLEKTVSELKTYKDKLQHLSAELDSSKHNVEHLSAKLEEQTVALERKCQDSEEARADTCKLETQLSETQSKLSALRDLSVQNEDLRVTVEKLSKERDELLDGNKSSEVERTSLKDQLEKLKKGLLEAQDENANLKSTNIKQQSDLEDLRKQNEEKNATLLKQKQDARRAESQNKQLLEDYENICKERSRLEEDLNESRSKLACENDKLISELDAAKTGKKCLDAKNAELQAKLQSLNLEKEDLTMTNNQLQSLVETLSKEKATMSSEISAVASDKKNLEALKEELQNKLNLAKKELDSSVHECEDLKASRLSLVQMLEESKTSSQVTDSERLHLLQEKEDLLASQRKVCKEKEELLKDIEELKETIKESAQQLTLSNLKLTEMSATLEQERESFGTQNSESSEALHALRKEKLTLHAALEQQKTNYERLAGEKGEIEAKHSKAAADIKDLLQEREKLVSDIRATKDQLDSSSRTQGDINQEKSRLEGMLEEVTCKTNSVEAQLTSLEKEKAQLESELGKRSSQIELLEKANADLVRGCGELKMHLEQSTLELKGQVDKLSKHTDESDAEKKKLLEEILELKKQTESLSEAKQHLEERLETESSERTRAAWQTEELQNTLSRVRRDNDDMSAQLQNADEQQKSITAETDLAKAKLKEQELVTRRLSEDKRELLSKLAETDKRVAALETEKEALLAGRSRSEHNVSQWLVEKSLLIGQLEDLQEDVKTLRVDAAATEKRHQEAVAEGERLQSQLKQAIAQQLEASEASGQTAEALEQLTKERDALLQDKCEAQVQLESLHSSKREMETQMDELKQEQSKYQQELSTSKEQLYAKSQKLESLSREIEELKEAVSVKSRSLQSIQNEKDKLAQDVENNHQDHSEFSKLRDEHSKLQAQLKELKQSLPSYAFSESTLKKKLEKENAEFQRSVRKNGVLASEKDQQMEALKSELAATRVQSASAQTLQTAIAALEQDKAQLKERVKELEQELAAPSGDVVVSQLRDTDTQAEIDFLNSVIVDLRKNNLDLKDQLEKLAAAALNGNNASELDDDDREDKESSKKKKKKKPPPRLFCDICDCFDRHDTEDCPAQAQTPDTPPHTAYHGSKGAERPYCDICELFGHWSHDCNDDRTF, from the exons ATGAGCTCGGCCAAGGCCAGCGGTATCAAAGTGCCCAGTAAGGTAGCTCGGGTACCAGGTACCGGCGCACCAAAGACCAACCCGGCCTCAG GAAGTAAAACCGCCGTGGTCGAAAAATCAGCCTCCGGCGTGGACGACAACAACGATGACGGCGATAGCTTCCAGATAGGCGAGCGCGTCTGGGTGAATGGAACCAAACCGGGCTATGTGCAGTTTTTGGGAGAGACCCAGTTCGCCCCGGGACAATGGGCGGGCATCGTGCTGGACGAACCAATCGGGAAGAATGACGGCTCGGTGGCGGGCGTGCGCTACTTCCAGTGCGAGGCCCTGCGAGGGATCTTCACAAGACCGTCCAAGCTGTCGCGCACCGAGGGAGAGGGCGACGGCACCCAGACGGCACCACCCTCCCGTGCCGCCTCGCCCGCCCGGTCCGTAGCCAGCGTGGCCTCCCACGCGCCCGCTGTCAAGTCCGCAGCAGCCAAGAAGACCTCGTCCGCAATCCCAACGGCGCAGTCGTCCAACCTGGCTCGCACCAACAGTGAATCAGTCTCCAACCTGTCAGAGAGTGGCTCGGTCAAGAAAGGGGAACGGGAGCTCAAGATGGGTGACCGGGTGTTG GTCGGCGGTACCAAGGCAGGAGTGGTGCGCTTTATCGGCGACACGGATTTTGCGAAAGGCGAGTGGTGTGGTGTGGAGCTGGACGAGCCCTTGGGGAAGAATGACGGTGCAGTGGCGGGCACAAG GTACTTCCAGTGCCAGCCCAGGTACGGCCTATTCGCACCGGTGCACAAAGTCACGCGCATCGGGTTCCCCTCCACCACGCCGGCCAAGGCTACGGCTCGCAAGGCGGCCGTGACGCCAGGCAGCCTGAAGCGCAGCCCCAGCGCCTCCTCCATCAGCACCATGAGCTCCGTGACCTCCTCGGTCAGCACCAAGGCCAGCCGCACTGGCCTG CTGACAGAAACGTCGTCACGGTACAACCGCAAGATCTCGGGCACCACGGCCCTGCAGGAGGCTCTAAAGGAGAAGCAGCAACACATTGAGCAGCTCATGGTGGAGCGggacatggagaaggccgaggtggccaaagccaccagccacgcCGGTGAGATGGAGCAGGAAATCTCGCTGCTCAGGGATGACCAAGAGCAG ATGGAGGCGAAGATGGATCAGTTACGTGCCTTGGTGGAGGCGGCCGACAAAGACAAAGTCGAGCTGCTCAATCAACTCGAGGAGGAGCGGAG AAAAGTGGAAGACCTTCAGTTCCGCGTTGAGGAGGCGTGCATTACGAAAGGTGACCTGGAG ACGCAGACCAGGCTGGAGCATGTCCACAGTAAGGAGCTTGAACAGAGTCTACACTTTGAAAAGACCAAAGCTGAGAAGCTTCAAAGAGAGTTAGAAGACACTAGG GTTGCCACCGTGTCGGAGAGATCCcgcatcatggagctggagcggGACCTCTCGCTTCGCACCCGGGAGGTCGCTGACCTGCAGCTCCGTCTGGGCTCCCGGCAGGCCTCCGACGACCCTGACGGCGGCGGCGTCTCTCCCCTATTGGAGGAGATCACGTCCCTGAGAGACCGTCTGGCCTCACTGgaagccgaacggcgggaggagCTGGCCAGCTTACAGGAGAAACTGGAGTCTCACGAGAAGGCGCACGGCGAGGCGACCGCCCAGCTCCAGGCCGCCGGCGTCAAGCTGTCCGGCGACAACGAGCAGCTTCGCATGCGCCTGAGCCAGGCCGAGAAGGACAATGCCGACGTGCTGGAGAAGCTGAAGCTGGAACACGAGCGAGCCCTGGAGgaagccgccgccgcccgcAACATGCAGATTCACGAGCTGAAAGAGCGTCTGGCCTCCCTCGCCGAAGACAAGGAGCGCCTAGAtgacgccgtgcgcgccggcgttGACAAAGCTGAGAATCAGCACCTGGTGGAGCTGGAGGACGTCCTCGGAAAGCTCCACGCGGCCGAGCTCAAGGTGAAGGAGCTGGAGGAGATGGGAGCGCAGCTAGCGCGCCAGGCCCAGGATGAGAGAGAAACCAAAGAGACGGTGGCACAAATGGTCCGATGTTTGTGTCTTAGCCAAAGCAACCAGAAAGCACCACTGGAAGATCTTCCCAATCGAGGAAACCCACAGGCAACTGAG TTAGTTGGTGAACTGAGATCACTGCTGGAAGGCAAAGAGAATGAAATCCTGTCACTACAGCAAAGCTTAGCCAGTGAAAAAGAAGCTGTGCAGCAGCAGCTTGGAGGCCTG AAGCAACAGTTGGCTATAAGCACAGAGGAGCAGACTAAATCTGCAAAAACTATGCAAG AAACCCTTGAGAGGTTCAGCAAAAAGGAAGAGCAGTGCACGACTCTTACCACAGAATCAGAGTCTCTCAGGAGTCAGCTTAGTG GGCTGGAGAGGAAGCTGGCGGCTGCGGACGAGAAGGTGCGGCAGCTGGGCGAGGACAAGAGCAAACTGGAGAAAGACATTTCGGACATGATGACGGCATCCGGCGACAGTTCGTTGCAGCTGAGCAAAATGAATGAAGACCTTCGGCAGAAAGAAAG GAGGCTCGAGGAGTTGCAGAGTCAGTTGGTGGAACAGAAGAACAAGGTGGCCCTCTCCAATGAGCAACGGGAGCAGGATCTGTCGCGCAAAGACCAGGAACTGTGTGAGACGCGAGACAACCATGCAGCTCAAATGAAATGTCTCCAGGAGAAGATTGCGGCATTG GAGATGAGTGTGCAGCAGAGTGCAAGCCAGGCCGAGGAGCTTAAGGACTCTCAGGCAAAGGCTCTCACCCAGGCCTCCGAGGTCCACGGCAAGGAGGTCCAAGGGCTGCGAGACAAACTGGACAATCTGAAGAAGGAGCTCTCCTCCTCCAAGGACAGGAGCCAGAAGCTGGAAAAGACGGTGTCTGAGCTGAAGACGTACAAGGATAAGCTTCAG CATCTTTCCGCTGAGCTCGACTCCTCCAAGCATAATGTTGAACACTTGTCCGCAAAACTGGAAGAGCAGACTGTAGCTCTGGAGCGCAAGTGTCAGGATAGCGAggaagctcgcgctgacacgtgCAAATTGGAAACGCAGCTCTCAGAGACGCAGAGCAAGCTTTCTGCTCTCCGGGATCTTTCCGTACAGAACGAGGACCTCCGGGTTACCGTAGAGAAGCTCTCAAAGGAGAGGGATGAATTACTCGACGGCAACAAGAGCTCAGAGGTAGAAAGAACGTCACTCAAGGACCAGTTGGAGAAACTCAAAAAAGGTCTCCTGGAGGCGCAGGATGAAAACGCCAACCTGAAGAGCACAAATATCAAACAGCAGTCCGATCTTGAGGATCTCCGGAAACAAAACGAGGAAAAGAATGCCACGCTGCTCAAACAGAAGCAGGATGCGCGGCGGGCTGAAAGTCAAAACAAGCAGCTCCTGGAGGACTATGAAAACATCTGCAAAGAGCGCAGCAGGCTAGAGGAGGACCTCAACGAGAGCAGGTCTAAACTCGCGTGCGAGAACGACAAGCTCATCTCGGAGTTGGATGCGGCTAAAACCGGCAAGAAGTGTCTGGACGCCAAGAACGCAGAGTTGCAGGCCAAGCTGCAGTCTCTCAACTTGGAGAAAGAAGATCTGACAATGACAAACAATCAGCTGCAGTCTCTCGTAGAAACGCTAAGCAAAGAGAAGGCCACCATGTCCTCCGAAATCAGCGCGGTCGCGTCGGACAAAAAGAACCTCGAGGCGTTGAAGGAGGAACTGCAGAATAAGCTCAACCTCGCCAAGAAGGAGCTGGACAGCTCCGTCCACGAATGCGAAGACCTGAAGGCGTCTCGCCTCAGCCTGGTCCAGATGCTGGAGGAGTCCAAGACCAGCAGCCAAGTGACGGATTCCGAAAGGCTTCATCTCCTACAGGAGAAGGAGGACTTGCTCGCCTCACAGAGGAAAGTCTGTaaggagaaggaggagctgCTTAAAGATATTGAAGAGCTGAAAGAGACGATCAAAGAGTCTGCCCAGCAACTGACTCTGTCCAACCTAAAGCTGACCGAGATGTCTGCAACTttggagcaagagagagagtcgtttGGCACGCAGAATTCCGAAAGCTCAGAGGCTCTGCATGCTCTGAGGAAGGAGAAACTGACCCTCCACGCGGCGCTCGAGCAGCAGAAGACAAATTACGAGCGTCTAGCTGGTGAGAAGGGCGAAATAGAAGCAAAGCACTCCAAGGCCGCCGCTGACATTAAGGACCTCTTGCAAGAGCGGGAGAAGCTTGTGAGTGACATCCGAGCCACAAAGGATCAATTGGACAGCTCTTCCAGAACTCAGGGCGATATCAATCAGGAGAAGTCTCGCTTAGAAGGGATGCTGGAGGAAGTCACGTGCAAAACAAATTCAGTCGAAGCCCAGTTGACGTCtttggaaaaagaaaaggcCCAGCTCGAGAGCGAACTGGGgaaacgttcctcccaaatcgaACTCCTGGAAAAGGCCAATGCCGATCTGGTTCGAGGATGCGGGGAGCTCAAAATGCATCTGGAGCAATCCACCTTGGAATTGAAAGGGCAAGTCGACAAACTCTCCAAACACACGGACGAGTCGGATGCTGAAAAGAAGAAGCTCCTCGAAGAGATCCTGGAGCTAAAAAAACAGACGGAGTCGTTGTCCGAGGCCAAGCAGCATCTGGAGGAACGGCTCGAGACGGAATCCAGTGAACGGACTCGAGCCGCTTGGCAAACGGAGGAGTTGCAGAACACCCTGTCCCGAGTTCGGCGGGACAACGACGACATGTCCGCCCAACTTCAGAACGCAGACGAGCAGCAGAAGTCTATAACGGCAGAAACCGACCTGGCCAAAGCAAAACTCAAGGAACAAGAGCTAGTGACCCGTCGCTTGTCTGAAGACAAGCGAGAGCTTTTATCCAAATTGGCCGAGACCGACAAACGGGTGGCGGCACTGGAAACGGAGAAGGAGGCGCTCCTCGCTGGACGCAGTCGCTCTGAGCACAACGTTTCCCAGTGGCTTGTGGAAAAGTCACTGCTAATTGGCCAGCTTGAGGACTTGCAGGAGGATGTGAAGACCCTCCGAGTGGACGCGGCCGCCACGGAGAAACGCCACCAAGAGGCTGTGGCCGAAGGAGAGCGGCTCCAGTCTCAACTTAAACAGGCCATTGCTCAGCAGCTTGAG GCTTCCGAGGCTTCCGGCCAGACCGCCGAGGCCCTTGAGCAGCTGACCAAGGAGAGAGACGCTTTGCTCCAAGATAAGTGTGAAGCTCAAGTTCAGCTGGAGAGTCTTCATTCTTCCAAGCGAGAAATGGAAACGCAG ATGGATGAGCTCAAACAAGAGCAATCAAAGTACCAGCAAGAGCTGAGCACCTCCAAAGAGCAACTTTATGCCAAAAGCCAAAAGCTGGAGAGTCTCTCCCGGGAAAT CGAGGAGCTCAAAGAAGCGGTGTCCGTTAAGTCACGCTCCCTGCAGTCGATCCAAAATGAGAAGGACAAGCTGGCTCAGGATGTCGAGAACAATCACCAGGACCACAGTGAATTTAGCAAG cTCAGGGACGAGCACTCAAAACTCCAAGCACAGTTGAAGGAGTTGAAGCAAAG CCTGCCAAGTTATGCCTTCAG CGAGAGCactttgaagaagaagctggagaAGGAGAATGCCGAGTTCCAAAGGTCCGTTCGTAAGAACGGTGTCTTAGCCTCCGAGAAGGATCAGCAGATGGAGGCCCTAAAGAGCGAG CTGGCTGCCACGCGTGTACAAAGTGCCTCAGCCCAAACCTTGCAGACCGCCATCGCTGCCTTGGAGCAGGACAAGGCTCAGCTCAAGGAACGAGTGAAAGAGCTGGAGCAAGAGCTTGCCGCCCCATCAG GTGATGTCGTTGTCAGCCAGCTGAGGGACACGGACACGCAGGCCGAG aTTGACTTCCTGAATTCGGTCATCGTTGACCTGCGGAAGAACAATTTGGACCTCAAGGACCAGTTGGAGAAACTGGCCGCTGCCGCTCTCAACGGCAACAACGCCAGCGAGTTGGACGACGACGACAG GGAGGACAAGGAGAgcagcaagaagaagaaaaagaagaagcccCCTCCTCGACTATTCTGCGACATCTGCGACTGCTTCGACCGCCATGACACGGAGGACTGCCCGGCGCAGGCGCAAACGCCCGACACGCCGCCGCACACCGCCTACCATGGCAGCAAGGGCGCCGAGCGGCCCTACTGCGACATTTGCGAGCTCT